From a region of the Helianthus annuus cultivar XRQ/B chromosome 5, HanXRQr2.0-SUNRISE, whole genome shotgun sequence genome:
- the LOC110943449 gene encoding metal transporter Nramp5-like translates to MVSTTIPTASPAPRTTTIPTTALPSSPPSCPFPPQILNIPQNSISPALLKIHNGKPLSASPTPIALFVGTRHECWHNLFLHSALVLSRKIPNSVRGINDACRYFLIESGIALFVAFLINVSMISVSGTVCSAKNLPSEEMDRCSDPNLNSASFLLKNVLGKSSSTLYGIALLASGQSSTITGTYAGQFIMQVG, encoded by the exons ATGGTTTCAACCACCATCCCGACGGCTTCACCAGCACCCCGCACCACTACCATCCCCACCACTGCACTGCCATCATCCCCACCAAGTTGTCCG ttcCCTCCCCAAATCTTAAACATCCCCCAAAATTCTATATCTCCCGCTCTTCTCAAAATTCACAATGGAAAACCCTTGTCTGCATCGCCCACCCCAATCG CTCTCTTTGTCGGCACCCGGCATGAATGTTG GCATAATCTCTTTCTTCATTCAGCTCTAGTTCTTTCTCGGAAGATACCAAATTCAGTTCGTGGCATCAAT GATGCATGTAGATACTTTCTGATAGAGAGCGGTATTGCACTCTTTGTAGCCTTTTTGATCAATGTCTCAATGATTTCTGTTTCTGGCACTGTCTGCTCAGCCAAAAACCTACCAAGTGAGGAGATGGATCGTTGCAGTGATCCGAACCTTAACTCAGCTTCCTTTCTTCTTAAA AATGTTTTGGGGAAATCTAGCTCCACTCTTTATGGAATAGCGCTATTAGCTTCCGGCCAGAGTTCCACAATCACAGGCACTTATGCGGGTCAATTTATTATGCAGGTAGGTTAG